GTTATAAATGCGGCAATGTCAATGTCTGCCACGAGGACGTCTGCTTTTTCTCCAGCTGCTTTCCTCACGGTATTTTCCGCAAGCCGCCCTGTTGCAATCAAAATTTCCATATTTTTTAGATAGAATCGCTAATAAAAAAGAGTATCTGTTCGATAATCATTTCAAAAAATGAGTGTCCGGTCAGGAAAAACCCGAGCTATGTGCCTTGAGGAAACTTCCTTCCACAAATCTCTGATTGCTCTCCAAAAAAATCCGGGGAATAACCTGAGGGGGGCCCGGAAACTCGCGGGCCCGGGCTTTTTCCTGAGCTTGGTTTAATTTATGAAATCAATAATCGATTCTTCGTGCTTTTTTCTGAGAGGCCCTGCAGTCTCTCCTCTTTTGCCCACCGAAGACAGTCTCCCATATCTCTTTTCCTGGATGGACTCAGCCTCGGCTCTGGACTCCAGGATTCCAGCTCCCGCCTGAGGGCCCAGGATCTGGGCAGATTGGACACCTGTCATGATTGCCATTACCCGGACCTTGCCTTCATAATCTTCCCTGATCCTTGCGCCCCATATTACATTGGCACTTGAGGAAAGTTCATAGGTCAGCATGGAAGCAATTTCTTCGGCTTCCTTCAGGCTCAGGTCAGGCCCGCCTGTTACATGGACAAGGCTGCCGGTTGCACCCTTGTAATCAACATCAAGCAGGGGATGGTTCAGGGCGGTCCGCACGACTTCCGTGCTCTTGTCCTGACTTTTGGATTCCCCAACAAGCATTACGGCAACTCCGCCGCAGCTCATAATAGTCCTGATGTCGGCGTAGTCAAGGTTGATCAGAGAGGGCACTGTAATAGTTTCAGTTATTCCTTTCACGGTTTCGGCAATTAACTGGTCCATTACTGAGAAAGCCTGGTCAATCGGAAGGTTAGGTACGTAGTTAAGCAGCCTATTGTTGTCCAGGACAATTACTGTGTCTGCTGCCCTGCGCAGGTCTTCAAGTCCTTCTTCGGCTTTGAATATGCGGGCTCTTTCGACCCTGAAGGGGCTTGAAACCATCCCTACGACGATTGCTCCCTGTTCTTTTGCAACCTCGGCAACTACGGGAGCAACTCCGGTTCCAGTGCCTCCTCCAAGACCTGCTGTGATGAAAACAAGGTCGACATTCTTTAGAACTTCTTCAAGAGTGCCTCTGGCAAGTTCTGCGGCTTTCTTTCCGGTTTCTGGATAGCCGCCTGCCCCCAGGCCTCTTGTGAGGGTTTTTCCTACAAGGATCTTCTTGTCAGCCCTTACATTGTCAAGGTGTTGCTTGTCTGTATTGATGCATACTGTTTCTGCGCCTTCGATTCCTATGTTGTAGAGCCGGTTTACGGTATTGTTTCCTGCGCCCCCGCATCCTACAATCATAATTCTCGGCTGCCCGAAGTCTTCGAAGTCTTCTTCGGAGGAGGAAGTTTTTCGGTATTCCTTCTCTTTTTCACTGAATTTCATTGCTTCCTGTACTATAGATTGCAATTTATCCCCTCGGCTGGATTTCGTTTATCATCATAATATCTTTATTTTTTCCTTTGACTCCCCACCCTCTAATCGGGGGGCAAATTTCTATTTAGATAGTTGAATTGGGGATAACCTGTAAAAACCTTCTAAAAGATTTCCATCCGTTATCTTTAATAAGTTGGTGCTCTACTACACTTAAACATTTTGGGTATATTTAAACAGTGTTTTTAAATTGTATATGAAGTTTAAATATGTCACCCATAACTTTCATATATTTCACCTTTTTCAGCCCTTACTCTTAATTCTCAGGGTGAAAAGGCAAGGAATTTACACAATGTTTATATACATTAGGCTGAAATTTTCTAGAAAGTCTCTTTTGTCAGGAAAGCTATCTCGATCATGCATGTCAGGGCAATTTTTATTTTCTTTCTGATCTGTTATTTTGCTGCCCTGCTTTTCTCAAATTATTGTGTATGTGGCCTCTTTACCACGTTTTCTTCGAGACGTCCAAACTGGGATACTTTCCATTTAATGAAACTGTTTATATTATTACTTTTAAGTAGAATTCTCATCTTAAAAACTTTTTCGGTATCTTTCGAAGATTTTAAGGCTCTTGCTTATTTTTTCTAGTATTAAGGGATTACTGCGCATAAGTGTTTATATAAATTTAAGTTAAATCTCCTGAAATTTCTGATAAATTTCCTGAATTTTCTGATAAATTTCCTGAATTTTCTGATAAATTTCCTGAATTTTCTGATTATCTTAAAGGTTATTTATTCATAAATTGCTTAATTATTTTATTCAGTTGTAACTTCTGAATAATCTGTTTCCTTTTATGCAGGGAAAATCCCGGATATTTGAAACCTTTTCAAAATCGTATTACAGAAGTTTCGTACTACTTTAACTAAATTGTGATCATTGAACTGTTCTTCGGGGAATGCCGGGAAAGCTTTAAGACTGCAAAACCATTTTTACTTTGAGTTGCTTTACCTCAACTCTTCTAAACAGCACTTCGGAAGAGTCATTAATTGTTCATTAACTTTTTCAAATCTTCTTCAATAGTTCCCATTTCTTTAGGTTCAGGAGTCAGAAGCGTGTTAAAAGCATTAATTTTTGATATGGATGGTGTTCTTGTGGATTCCATGCCTTTCCATGCAGCAGCCTGGAGAAAGGCTTTTCTTGATGTGGGTATGGAAATCCGGGATGAGGATATCTATGCAATTGAGGGTTCAAACCCCAGGAACGGCCTCCCCCTGCTGATCAAAAAAGCCAGAAAAGAGCCAGAGAATTTTGATTTTGAAACTATCACTGCAATCTACAGGCAGGAGTTCAAACGAATTTTTGAACTAAAAGCTTTTGATGGGATGAAAGAATGTCTCGAATTGCTTAAGGCACGTTTCTTGCTTTCGGTAGTCTCAGGTTCGGATCATCTTATAGTTAACGGAATCCTTGACCAGCTCTTTCCAGGTATATTTGATGCAGTGGTCACTGGAGATGACGTGCTTAACTCCAAACCCCACCCTGACCCTTTCCTGAAGGCAGTTGAACTTCTTAAGGTCAGAAAAAAAGAATGTGTCGTGATCGAAAACGCCATTCTGGGCGTGGAAGCCGCAAAAGAGGCTGGTATTTATTGTATCGGGGTCCCCACATATGTAGAGCCTTCTGAACTTGATAGAGCGGATCTGGTGGTGGACGACCACAAAAAGTTAATGGAACATCTTCTTAACCTTGAGTCTCTTCCCAGTCCTGAATTTGCTCCCCGGCACAGGAAATAAAAAGATTTGTGGCCCCTGTGGGGTCACAGTAGCCTTACGGTTTCGAGATTTGTGAGAGCGCGTGTCTCGATCTTAAGCTTCTTGTAAATGGAGCTGGCCATATCCACGCAGGCCTTTTCGTCTCCGTGTTCGGTGAAAACTCTTTCCGGACGGGGCTGCATTCTCTTAATATATTCCATAAGCTGCCTTCTGTCCGAGTGGCCTGAAAAGCCGTCTACTACCTGCACTTCCATGTTCATTTTCAGGATTTCGCTGCTTCCGTTCTTTCCTGTCAGGGGGATTTCCTTCCATCCCTTCTGGATCCTGCGTCCTACAGTTCCGTCAGCCTGGTAACCTACAAACACAAGGGTATTGCGTGAATCCTCAGCAAAAGCCCTGAAATAGTCCATAACAGGTCCTCCATTCATCATGCCCGAAGTTGAAATAACCACACAGGGGTGTGGGTTCTGGATTATCTTCTGGCGTGCTTCATGGGAGTCAACCGGCTTGAAGCATTCGGATAGGAAGGGATTCTGGCCCTTCTGGAAGATCAGTTTCCTCAGATCGTTGTTAAGGTACTCAGGATGGGTTGCATGGATTGCAGTAGCTTCCCAGATCATTCCGTCAAGGTAGACGGGGACTTCTGGGATAATCCCTTTCCTTATGGACTCTTCGAGTACGATCATAACTTCCTGGCTTCTGCCCACAGCAAAAGCAGGAATAAGTGCAATTCCTCCGCGCTCAACTGTATTCTTTACCACCATCTGCAGGTGCTTTTCAGCGTCCTTAAGTGCAGGCTGGAAGGCGTTAGAATTCCCATAAGTAGCTTCACTGATTACGGTTTCTACTCTGGGGAACTTGTTGACAGCAGGGTCGAAAAGCCTGGTTTTCTCATATTTGTAGTCTCCCGTGAAGACTACATTATGGAGACCATCTCCTATATGGAAGTGTGAAATTGCAGAGCCCAGGATATGACCCGCATTGTGGAAAGTCAGTTTAATGTCAGGGGCGATGTCTGTTACTTCCTCATAGTCCAGAGGTATGGTGTGTTTTAGGGTCTTTGTTATCATCCCGGATTCATAGGGGCTCTTCTTCCCTTCTTTAGCTGCTACGTCGATGTAGTCGAGCTGGAGCAATACCATAAGGTCTCTTGTGGGAGGTGTACAGTAGACAGGCCCTTCGTACCCATACTTGAAAAGCAGGGGAACAAGTCCCTGATGGTCCAGGTGTGCATGGGTAACTATTACGGCATCTATATGGCTTAATGGAAAAACTTCAGGAACGTAGAGGTAAGGAGTCATGTTTTCGTCAGAACCTACATTTACTCCACAGTCAATCAGGATTCTGGATTCAGGAGTAGAAAGCAAAAAACAGCTTCGACCTACTTCTTTACATCCCCCGAGGGCTGTAACCCTTACCCACTGGTCTTTTGAGGTACACTCCCTGTGAATTTTCCTCCCCACGGTTTTCAGGATTTCTTTTCTTTCTTTGAGATTGTTCCTCATGAACTCCCGGATGTTTTTCACTGTACGGGACTTAATAGGAGGAGTCCGGACAACTTTGGGAATCCAGCCGATCTGCTTTGTAATCTCTCTCAGGGTTGCGCCATGCTTTCCTATTACAAGTCCAGGCTTTTCGGCTTCGATGATCACTTCTCCGGAATCGGGGTCGAAATAGTAGCTTGAGATTACGGATTCTTTTGGAACAACTTCTTCAATTATAGAAATAGAGTCTTCAGGAGTTGCAAGTACCCTGGGGTCAGGACGCATGGCAATCCGCGTCCTTAGTTCTTTTGCCAGGTTGCGGATAATATTCCCGTCGTCTGCGAATTTGCGGGGTTCCTCAGTGTACAGGACAAGCTGAGGGCCTTCGAATTCGACGTCGGTAATTGTAACTCCTGCGGGTAAATTTTTCTCAATTTTATGTTTGAGGTCTAATAGCACGTCTTCAATAGGCATTAAGAATCTTCCTTTTTGTCAAAAAATCAAAAAGTATCTGGATGTTGAAAAAATAATATTTGAAAAAGGTGTTAGTTTATATATTGAAATAAAAAAACCAACAGTTAAATGATTTAGTTTAATAAAGCTCTTCTGGATTTTACTTCTTCTGGATCCAGCCTTTTGAATGCCTCCTTTGTAATTACGACTACATCGATATTTTCTCCGGAAGCTGAGTCTCTTTTCGTTGCATTGTGAATCGCCCGAATCGCAAGATCGAGACCCTCTTTTACAGTCATATTCTCCCTGTACTGGTCTTCCAGTACTCCGTAAGCCATGGGAGAACCTGAACCTGTTGCCGAAATCCTTGTTTCTTCAATACTCCCACCCATTGCATCCAGTGAGTAGATTCCGGGTCCGTTCTTGTCAACTCCTCCGATAAGGAGCTGGACCATCATAGGGTAGTAGCGGTTAGCACTCAAGAAGTTCGACATCAAGGTGGTGATTCCTTTGATTGTCATGGATTCGTCCCTGCGCATTTTGTAGAGCTGTGATTCTACACTTACCAATCGCACAAGCTGCTGAGCATCCCCTACCGAACCGGCAGTGGTCATTCCTACCAGGTCATCGATCTGGTAAACTTTCTTTGCAGTTTTGCTTGCGATGAAATGCCCCATTGTGGCTCGCTGTTCACTTGCGAGCACAATTCCGTCGGTACAAACTACTCCTACGGTAGTTGTGCCCTTTAGATATTTGTCATTATCCATAAACATACCCTCATAATAAGTTAAAAATGAGAAATGTCGCTAAAAAAAATATTTTAATTGAGGTGAGCATTTTTAGCTTAAATCGCAGGATTTAGCAATCCATTATCTCATTATTAATATCGCTATATATAAGTTTTCCTCCTTTTTTTCTAAATGCGTTCGCATTTAAAACCGGAGAATTATTTGACAAAACTATTTTTCTGTTTTTCTATATACTGGATATCCGAATTATTTTCTATCCGGAAAATTTGGAATTTAGTGGGAAAGCCCCTCTACTTCTTCAGCGAGTTTCTTTACTCTCTGAACTACATATT
The Methanosarcina sp. WWM596 DNA segment above includes these coding regions:
- the ftsZ gene encoding cell division protein FtsZ, which gives rise to MQSIVQEAMKFSEKEKEYRKTSSSEEDFEDFGQPRIMIVGCGGAGNNTVNRLYNIGIEGAETVCINTDKQHLDNVRADKKILVGKTLTRGLGAGGYPETGKKAAELARGTLEEVLKNVDLVFITAGLGGGTGTGVAPVVAEVAKEQGAIVVGMVSSPFRVERARIFKAEEGLEDLRRAADTVIVLDNNRLLNYVPNLPIDQAFSVMDQLIAETVKGITETITVPSLINLDYADIRTIMSCGGVAVMLVGESKSQDKSTEVVRTALNHPLLDVDYKGATGSLVHVTGGPDLSLKEAEEIASMLTYELSSSANVIWGARIREDYEGKVRVMAIMTGVQSAQILGPQAGAGILESRAEAESIQEKRYGRLSSVGKRGETAGPLRKKHEESIIDFIN
- a CDS encoding HAD family phosphatase, with product MLKALIFDMDGVLVDSMPFHAAAWRKAFLDVGMEIRDEDIYAIEGSNPRNGLPLLIKKARKEPENFDFETITAIYRQEFKRIFELKAFDGMKECLELLKARFLLSVVSGSDHLIVNGILDQLFPGIFDAVVTGDDVLNSKPHPDPFLKAVELLKVRKKECVVIENAILGVEAAKEAGIYCIGVPTYVEPSELDRADLVVDDHKKLMEHLLNLESLPSPEFAPRHRK
- a CDS encoding beta-CASP ribonuclease aCPSF1 — translated: MPIEDVLLDLKHKIEKNLPAGVTITDVEFEGPQLVLYTEEPRKFADDGNIIRNLAKELRTRIAMRPDPRVLATPEDSISIIEEVVPKESVISSYYFDPDSGEVIIEAEKPGLVIGKHGATLREITKQIGWIPKVVRTPPIKSRTVKNIREFMRNNLKERKEILKTVGRKIHRECTSKDQWVRVTALGGCKEVGRSCFLLSTPESRILIDCGVNVGSDENMTPYLYVPEVFPLSHIDAVIVTHAHLDHQGLVPLLFKYGYEGPVYCTPPTRDLMVLLQLDYIDVAAKEGKKSPYESGMITKTLKHTIPLDYEEVTDIAPDIKLTFHNAGHILGSAISHFHIGDGLHNVVFTGDYKYEKTRLFDPAVNKFPRVETVISEATYGNSNAFQPALKDAEKHLQMVVKNTVERGGIALIPAFAVGRSQEVMIVLEESIRKGIIPEVPVYLDGMIWEATAIHATHPEYLNNDLRKLIFQKGQNPFLSECFKPVDSHEARQKIIQNPHPCVVISTSGMMNGGPVMDYFRAFAEDSRNTLVFVGYQADGTVGRRIQKGWKEIPLTGKNGSSEILKMNMEVQVVDGFSGHSDRRQLMEYIKRMQPRPERVFTEHGDEKACVDMASSIYKKLKIETRALTNLETVRLL
- the psmB gene encoding archaeal proteasome endopeptidase complex subunit beta, translating into MDNDKYLKGTTTVGVVCTDGIVLASEQRATMGHFIASKTAKKVYQIDDLVGMTTAGSVGDAQQLVRLVSVESQLYKMRRDESMTIKGITTLMSNFLSANRYYPMMVQLLIGGVDKNGPGIYSLDAMGGSIEETRISATGSGSPMAYGVLEDQYRENMTVKEGLDLAIRAIHNATKRDSASGENIDVVVITKEAFKRLDPEEVKSRRALLN